DNA sequence from the Streptomyces sp. CA-210063 genome:
CCGTTCGGGCAGCTGCTGTGCGCCTCACCCGCGCTGCCCGGCGCGACGCACGATCTGACGGCGGCACGCGTGTGCGACCATCGACGGGCTTGTCGAGGCGGACCTCACGTGCTGCGAAGCGGCGCAGTTCCCATGCCCGACGCGATTGTTGCGAGTGGAAGTATTTCGCGTGCAAGAGGCTGGTTCATACTGGGGGCATGTCTGACCAGGATGAATTGGCTCCGCGGGAGCGAGAGGCGTGGCTCGCCCTCTCGGGGATGCTGTCAGCGGTTCCCGCTGCGCTGGAGCGTCACCTGCAACGTGACGCCGGACTGAGTCTGGTGGAGTTCCAGACGCTGTCCATGCTCGCGAACACCGCAGGTCATCGGGTGCGGATGAGTGATCTGGCGGCGGCGGCCAGTTCGTCGCCGTCACGCATCTCACGTGTGGTGACAGGACTGGTATCGGACGGTCTCGTCATCCGCTCAGCCGATCCGGCGGACCGGCGGGTGGTGTATGCGGCCCTCACTCCAGAGGGCAGCGCCAGGTTCCGAGCGGCTTCGCCCGGCCATGCACGGCTGATGAAGGCGGCATTGTTCGACCGTCTCAGCAGCAGCGAGTTGGAGAAGCTGGTGAAGACCGTTTCGGGAATCACGGACGCCTTCGACGAGTCCGGCCGGGGGGCTCCGTCCTCCTGATGCGCTCGACAGCGCGAAGCGGGCAGCCGGTTTCCTGGCCGCCCACCCGCCCGTCAGTCGGTCACTTGCCCTTCAGGCCGTCGTAGGTGAAGCGGACGATCCTGTCGTTGGCGACGGAGCTCACATAGAGGGCGTCGCCGGCGGGAACTGCCACGGTGGCGCCACGCAGGACGTTCAGGCCGTCCACGGGGATATCTGTGACCTTCAGGCTGTCAGGGTCGACTGCCTGGACGCGTACCGGGTGGTCGCACTTGGTCAGGCCGGACTCGGGGCATTCGCGGGTCTCGGCCAGAGTCGCGACGCCTACCATGACCAGTTCGCCGTCAGGGCCCATGCTCACATTGTCGGGAACGATGTCCAGATTGGCCTCGCCGGTCATTTTCTCGGCCTCGAGGTCGTAGCGGGCCATCTTGAAACCGGTGTACTCCGCGAAGTGCATGGTGCGGCCATCGGCGGAGACCTGGACGCCGTTAGGGCCAGGCTTCATCGTGCCGGGAAGGGTGCGGACGCCGCCCGTGGGTGACCAGCGGTAGACGGGCCCCGTGTTCTTTCCACTGAAGATGGAGTCGAAGCCCTCTGGCTGCATGTCCTTCGCCGACGCCATGACCGTCACCACGAAACCGCCGTCCGGCAGGCCCGCCACGTCGTTGATGTAGGACTCGGGGGGTGTCTTCACGCAGCCGCGCCACATGAGTTTGGGACGCGAAGTGGACCGGTCAAGCTGGAAAAGCTCGACCGACTCACGCTTGGAGTGATTGACCACCAGGACGCGAACGGTGCCGTCCTTCAACTTCTGCACGTTCAGGCCGTGGAAACTGAACTCGCCTTCGGGAGGCGTACATCCGGCGTCCCCCCAGCCCTTCAGGGGCTTCTCCTGCACGGCAAGCTTGGTGACCGCCTTGGTGTCCGTGTCCAGCAGGGCGAGGGAGCTGGGGCCCTTGTAGACGGGCCCGTTACCCAGGGACACCACCATCTGGTTCTCGCTGCCGGGCAGCAGCTGGAAATCCTCGGGAGACTGCAGGTTGCAGACCGGCGTGATCCGACCGTCCCGCGAGGGCTTGCAGTTCGTATCAGCGGACGCGGATGCGGTAGCGGATGGTGTGCGGGCCTCATCGGTCTTGTCGGCCTGCGCATCCTGGTCACCGGATCCGCAAGCCGACAGCACCAGGCAGGCCAGCAGTCCTCCCGCCGTCGCCCTGGCCCCGAGCTTTCGCGGCTTCGATCCCATCGTCACTCCTCAACGTTCATCGCGGCAGGCTCGCGTGCGACACGGCACGCTGGGCATGCCGACCCCCGCAGACCGCATTGACCCAGGCGTCTCACGCAGGGCGAGGCTGCAGGTCGAGCCCCGGGGACGCCGCTTCCGAGAAAGACCTTAACTGCAAAAACTTGCGAGGGAAACAGTTGCGAGGGTAAGTTATATGAGGCAGGCCGTCCGTGCGGACGGGGCCGCATCGCCGAGTGTCCCGCCAGCTGGAAGTGCGCTTCCGCACTGAGACCCGTGCATCGGGAGGTTCGCAGGTCACAGGTCTGGTGTGCGGGGTGATCGGAATACGCACGCTGATCCTCGGCCGGTGTCCATGGCGAAGATCGTCT
Encoded proteins:
- a CDS encoding MarR family winged helix-turn-helix transcriptional regulator, which produces MSDQDELAPREREAWLALSGMLSAVPAALERHLQRDAGLSLVEFQTLSMLANTAGHRVRMSDLAAAASSSPSRISRVVTGLVSDGLVIRSADPADRRVVYAALTPEGSARFRAASPGHARLMKAALFDRLSSSELEKLVKTVSGITDAFDESGRGAPSS
- a CDS encoding SMP-30/gluconolactonase/LRE family protein, whose product is MGSKPRKLGARATAGGLLACLVLSACGSGDQDAQADKTDEARTPSATASASADTNCKPSRDGRITPVCNLQSPEDFQLLPGSENQMVVSLGNGPVYKGPSSLALLDTDTKAVTKLAVQEKPLKGWGDAGCTPPEGEFSFHGLNVQKLKDGTVRVLVVNHSKRESVELFQLDRSTSRPKLMWRGCVKTPPESYINDVAGLPDGGFVVTVMASAKDMQPEGFDSIFSGKNTGPVYRWSPTGGVRTLPGTMKPGPNGVQVSADGRTMHFAEYTGFKMARYDLEAEKMTGEANLDIVPDNVSMGPDGELVMVGVATLAETRECPESGLTKCDHPVRVQAVDPDSLKVTDIPVDGLNVLRGATVAVPAGDALYVSSVANDRIVRFTYDGLKGK